The segment GCATTGTTGGCGCAGGGAACATGGGGTCCATGATGGGTTTCGCCTTTTCcgaacttggccttgacgtctCGATTTGGGATGTCAAGAGTGCCAACATTAATGGGGTCTTGAGCAAGCTCAGGCCTGAGCCGAACGAGGGTGACATCATTATGGACGGCGGCAATGAGCACTATCTAAATACAAAGAGGAGGCAAAAGGAATGCAGAGACATTGGCGTGGACTGGATCGGGATGGGAGTTTCGGGCGGCTATCAGTCGGCGCGCCACGGACCAAGCCTCTCGCCAGGAGGAG is part of the Metarhizium brunneum chromosome 4, complete sequence genome and harbors:
- the 6PGD gene encoding 6-phosphogluconate dehydrogenase, decarboxylating, with translation MDAQSDVAMKFKRIGIVGAGNMGSMMGFAFSELGLDVSIWDVKSANINGVLSKLRPEPNEGDIIMDGGNEHYLNTKRRQKECRDIGVDWIGMGVSGGYQSARHGPSLSPGGDNAALEEVMPLLELYAAKDPKSGVSCVSSIGPGGSGHL